One window of the Anoplolepis gracilipes chromosome 9, ASM4749672v1, whole genome shotgun sequence genome contains the following:
- the LOC140669749 gene encoding lipase 3 isoform X1 → MSTICRQRCIFIVIISLNYFCLSLANVFVKPDDNPDITLTTPELVKKYGYSLEIHDIVTEDGYTLQLHRIPRGRDDENEVRSKIRTPILLMHCLAGSSADWILMGPENSLAYILADAGYDVWLGNNRGNIYSRNHITLSPTDRAFWNFSYHEFGIYDLPAMIDYVLYATGHKKIFYIGHSEGTTQFWVMASEKPEYNSKIILMIGLAPAAFSGNIRGPITKLAKLTYLGVWIGETFGYPEFRSRSAWGKFVSNLFCQSMAHTQFICSNILFLVAGFSRAELNTENLTVIIGHVPAGASWKQFVHYGQGYINAGHFRQYDYGDIDKNLRIYNSTTPPDYQLEKITAPIVLFSSDNDWLATTKDVELLSTKLNSVVFHSKVSMNASFNHYDFIWGKSSLQIVSRPILQLLDQYQ, encoded by the exons GTTATAATCTCTCTGAATTATTTTTGCCTCTCATTGGCAAACGTGTTCGTCAAACCCGACGACAATCCCGATATCACGCTCACGACA CCTGAACTAGTGAAGAAATATGGATATTCTTTGGAGATTCACGATATCGTTACGGAGGATGGGTATACTCTGCAATTGCATCGAATACCGCGCGGCCGGGATGATGAAAACGAAGTAAGATCCAAAATAAGAACTCCGATACTTTTGATGCACTGCCTGGCAGGTAGTTCCGCCGATTGGATTCTTATGGGACCCGAAAATTCTTTAG catATATATTAGCCGATGCGGGCTACGACGTGTGGCTTGGAAATAACAGAGGAAACATTTATTCAAGAAATCACATCACGCTGTCGCCAACAGACCGAGCTTTCTGGAATTTTAG TTATCACGAATTTGGCATTTACGATCTTCCTGCGATGATCGATTACGTTTTATACGCGACGGGACACAAAAAAATCTTCTACATCGGTCACTCGGAAGGAACCACGCAATTTTGGGTAATGGCATCGGAAAAACCCGAGTACAATTCGAAGATCATTTTAATGATAGGCTTGGCACCTGCAGCTTTCAGCGGCAACATTCGCGGACCAATTACGAAACTCGCCAAATTAACTTATCTCGGTGTG TGGATCGGTGAAACTTTCGGCTATCCAGAATTCCGTTCGCGGTCCGCTTGGGGAAAATTCGTGTCGAATCTATTCTGTCAGAGCATGGCGCACACACAATTCATCtgcagtaatattttatttttggtcgCGGGATTCAGCCGTGCGGAATTAAATACA GAAAACTTGACAGTTATCATAGGTCACGTGCCTGCTGGCGCTTCCTGGAAACAATTCGTGCATTATGGTCAAGGATATATTAACGCAG GACACTTTAGACAATATGATTATGGCGACATTGACAAAAATCTTCGAATATACAATTCAACGACACCACCGGATTATCAATTAGAAAAAATCACAGCGCCAATCGTTCTCTTTAGTAGCGACAATGATTGGCTAGCAACTACAAAG GACGTGGAACTATTATCTACTAAACTCAATAGCGTCGTATTTCATTCCAAGGTTTCTATGAATGCCAGCTTTAATCATTACGATTTTATATGGGGAAAATCCTCTCTGCAAATAGTGTCGCGACCTATTCTACAATTGCTAGACCAATATCAATAA
- the LOC140669749 gene encoding lipase 3 isoform X2 — MYIHTADKIRSLTAACYLQNDPELVKKYGYSLEIHDIVTEDGYTLQLHRIPRGRDDENEVRSKIRTPILLMHCLAGSSADWILMGPENSLAYILADAGYDVWLGNNRGNIYSRNHITLSPTDRAFWNFSYHEFGIYDLPAMIDYVLYATGHKKIFYIGHSEGTTQFWVMASEKPEYNSKIILMIGLAPAAFSGNIRGPITKLAKLTYLGVWIGETFGYPEFRSRSAWGKFVSNLFCQSMAHTQFICSNILFLVAGFSRAELNTENLTVIIGHVPAGASWKQFVHYGQGYINAGHFRQYDYGDIDKNLRIYNSTTPPDYQLEKITAPIVLFSSDNDWLATTKDVELLSTKLNSVVFHSKVSMNASFNHYDFIWGKSSLQIVSRPILQLLDQYQ; from the exons CCTGAACTAGTGAAGAAATATGGATATTCTTTGGAGATTCACGATATCGTTACGGAGGATGGGTATACTCTGCAATTGCATCGAATACCGCGCGGCCGGGATGATGAAAACGAAGTAAGATCCAAAATAAGAACTCCGATACTTTTGATGCACTGCCTGGCAGGTAGTTCCGCCGATTGGATTCTTATGGGACCCGAAAATTCTTTAG catATATATTAGCCGATGCGGGCTACGACGTGTGGCTTGGAAATAACAGAGGAAACATTTATTCAAGAAATCACATCACGCTGTCGCCAACAGACCGAGCTTTCTGGAATTTTAG TTATCACGAATTTGGCATTTACGATCTTCCTGCGATGATCGATTACGTTTTATACGCGACGGGACACAAAAAAATCTTCTACATCGGTCACTCGGAAGGAACCACGCAATTTTGGGTAATGGCATCGGAAAAACCCGAGTACAATTCGAAGATCATTTTAATGATAGGCTTGGCACCTGCAGCTTTCAGCGGCAACATTCGCGGACCAATTACGAAACTCGCCAAATTAACTTATCTCGGTGTG TGGATCGGTGAAACTTTCGGCTATCCAGAATTCCGTTCGCGGTCCGCTTGGGGAAAATTCGTGTCGAATCTATTCTGTCAGAGCATGGCGCACACACAATTCATCtgcagtaatattttatttttggtcgCGGGATTCAGCCGTGCGGAATTAAATACA GAAAACTTGACAGTTATCATAGGTCACGTGCCTGCTGGCGCTTCCTGGAAACAATTCGTGCATTATGGTCAAGGATATATTAACGCAG GACACTTTAGACAATATGATTATGGCGACATTGACAAAAATCTTCGAATATACAATTCAACGACACCACCGGATTATCAATTAGAAAAAATCACAGCGCCAATCGTTCTCTTTAGTAGCGACAATGATTGGCTAGCAACTACAAAG GACGTGGAACTATTATCTACTAAACTCAATAGCGTCGTATTTCATTCCAAGGTTTCTATGAATGCCAGCTTTAATCATTACGATTTTATATGGGGAAAATCCTCTCTGCAAATAGTGTCGCGACCTATTCTACAATTGCTAGACCAATATCAATAA
- the Apkc gene encoding atypical protein kinase C isoform X2, with the protein MPTQMTENDDIRVKIIYNGEIQITYISPGISVEKLREEMRTICGFGTEQFTMKWVDDEGDPCRIASQQELNEALRLYELEKDTEITIHVFPNVPPAPGMPCQGEDRNIYRRGARRWRKLYRVNGHIFQAKRFNRRAFCAFCQDRIWGLGRQGFKCIQCKLLVHKKCHKVVRKPCLSQQQQQQQQLQSAESQTIDRNGDQQLDPYPCDPTSHLEDEISESPIIEEHSRDQIGSEEGEELPLDTLNEGDTSNDMQRQYSLNDFELIRVIGRGSYAKVLMVELKRTKRIYAMKVIKKSLVTDDEDIDWVQTEKHVFETASNHPFLVGLHSCFQTPSRLFFVIEFVRGGDLMFHMQRQRRLPEDHARFYVAEISLALNFLHEKGIIYRDLKLDNVLLDHEGHVKLTDYGMCKEGIREGDNTGTFCGTPNYIAPEILRGEEYSFSVDWWALGVLLYEMLAGRSPFDLTGAAEEPDKNTEDFLFQVILEKTIRIPRSLTVKAASVLRGFLCKDPAERLGCGKRPSGFLDIVAHPFFKAIDWEMLEQKQVTPPYKPRLDSDRDLANFPPEFTDEEVRLTPDDPKLIEKIDQSEFDGFEYVNPLLMSLEDCV; encoded by the exons ATGCCTACACAAATGACAGAAAATGATGACATTCgagtgaaaattatatataatgg AGAGATTCAAATCACCTATATCAGTCCTGGGATTTCCGTGGAAAAATTGCGCGAGGAAATGCGAACGATATGCGGTTTTGGCACAGAGCAATTCACAATGAAATGGGTGGACGACGAAGGCGATCCATGCAGAATTGCCTCCCAACAGGAGTTGAATGAAGCATTGAGACTGTACGAACTCGAAAAGGACACGGAAATAACGATACACG TTTTTCCAAACGTGCCGCCTGCTCCCGGGATGCCGTGTCAGGGAGAAGACA GAAACATCTACAGACGTGGCGCTCGTAGGTGGAGGAAGCTGTATCGGGTGAATGGCCATATTTTTCAGGCGAAACGATTCAATCGG AGAGCATTTTGCGCGTTTTGCCAGGATCGAATCTGGGGTCTCGGACGACAGGGGTTCAAGTGCATTCAGTGCAAACTGCTCGTACACAAAAAATGCCACAAAGTGGTGCGCAAGCCGTGCCTGAgtcagcagcagcagcaacaacagcagcTGCAGAGCGCGGAATCCCAGACGATCGACAGAAATGGCGATCAACAGCTTGATCCGTATCCGTGCGATCCGACGTCTCATCTCGAAGATGAGATATCGGAATCGCCGATCATCGAGGAGCATTCGCGCGAtc aaatcgGAAGTGAAGAAGGGGAAGAATTGCCGTTAGACACACTAAACGAGGGGGACACATCGAACGATATGCAAAGGCAATATTCGTTGAACGACTTTGAGCTGATCAGAGTGATCGGTCGTGGTTCCTACGCCAAGGTCTTGATGGTGGAGCTGAAACGTACTAAGAGGATCTATGCCATGAAAGTTATCAAGAAATCTCTGGTAACGGATGACGAGGACATCGATTGGGTACAAACAGAAAAACACGTGTTCGAGACAGCCTCAAATCATCCCTTCTTGGTAGGCCTGCACTCCTGCTTCCAAACGCCTTCGCGCCTGTTTTTCGTGATCGAATTCGTGCGCGGTGGCGATCTCATGTTCCATATGCAGAGACAGCGTCGTCTTCCTGAGGACCATGCGCGATTTTATGTAGCCGAGATCAGTTTGGCGTTAAACTTTCTACACGAAAAGG gaattatatatagagatttGAAACTGGATAATGTATTGCTTGACCATGAAGGACATGTAAAGCTTACGGATTACGGAATGTGCAAGGAGGGTATCCGGGAGGGCGATAACACTGGCACTTTTTGCGGTACTCCCAATTATATCGCTCCTGAAATTCTCCGTGGCGAGGAATACAGCTTTTCGGTGGATTGGTGGGCTTTAGGGGTTCTTCTATACGAGATGTTGGCAGGCCGCAGCCCCTTCGATCTTACGGGTGCAGCTGAGGAGCCGGACAAGAATACTGaagattttctatttcaagTTATTCTAGAAAAGACTATACGTATACCGCGGTCGTTGACCGTTAAGGCAGCATCTGTTCTTAGAGGATTCCTTTGCAAAGACCCTGCGGAGAGGCTGGGTTGCGGAAAGAGACCTTCTGGTTTTCTCGACATCGTCGCCCATCCTTTCTTCAAAGCGATCGATTGGGAAatg TTGGAACAGAAACAGGTTACACCACCTTACAAGCCACGCTTGGATTCTGATCGTGATCTAGCAAACTTTCCACCCGAATTTACGGATGAGGAAGTCCGTTTGACTCCGGATGATCC GAAGCTAATCGAGAAGATTGATCAGAGCGAATTCGACGGCTTCGAGTATGTAAATCCTCTACTGATGTCGCTAGAAGACTGCGTGTGA
- the Apkc gene encoding atypical protein kinase C isoform X1: MAWGYWSATSVSDRGRSPRREKDKQHQCLHQPQQQQMHQSELSAQSTYSTVQQERELGPGAVGVVAEEPPCSMMIQGGSFYSYSAATAAAAASRRLSIVDSGPSSSTSTGIQVFPRERHVKPGTYPPSPGSGDSAEYEQPIIGHLRAADISPPPRISSPLHHHLHHHHEDIFAQPSTSSRSKLLQCPPDAPEGMDELSETEFEEVLVNAELIYGRNLGPTATCRVHGPCNQQQQQLPPLLPESAPSMTSLIDVEPMAPSQFQFNEITWVFPNVPPAPGMPCQGEDRNIYRRGARRWRKLYRVNGHIFQAKRFNRRAFCAFCQDRIWGLGRQGFKCIQCKLLVHKKCHKVVRKPCLSQQQQQQQQLQSAESQTIDRNGDQQLDPYPCDPTSHLEDEISESPIIEEHSRDQIGSEEGEELPLDTLNEGDTSNDMQRQYSLNDFELIRVIGRGSYAKVLMVELKRTKRIYAMKVIKKSLVTDDEDIDWVQTEKHVFETASNHPFLVGLHSCFQTPSRLFFVIEFVRGGDLMFHMQRQRRLPEDHARFYVAEISLALNFLHEKGIIYRDLKLDNVLLDHEGHVKLTDYGMCKEGIREGDNTGTFCGTPNYIAPEILRGEEYSFSVDWWALGVLLYEMLAGRSPFDLTGAAEEPDKNTEDFLFQVILEKTIRIPRSLTVKAASVLRGFLCKDPAERLGCGKRPSGFLDIVAHPFFKAIDWEMLEQKQVTPPYKPRLDSDRDLANFPPEFTDEEVRLTPDDPKLIEKIDQSEFDGFEYVNPLLMSLEDCV; encoded by the exons ATGGCGTGGGGTTATTGGAGCGCAACTTCCGTCAGCGATCGGGGTCGGTCACCTCGCCGAGAGAAGGACAAACAGCATCAGTGCTTGCATCAACCGCAGCAACAGCAGATGCATCAGTCGGAGCTCTCCGCGCAAAGTACCTATAGCACCGTGCAGCAGGAGCGAGAACTCGGTCCCGGTGCCGTGGGGGTCGTGGCGGAGGAACCACCCTGTAGCATGATGATTCAAGGTGGTTCTTTTTATTCGTACtcggcggcgacggcggctgCCGCCGCGAGCCGTCGTCTCTCCATTGTCGACAGTGGTCCATCCTCTTCTACCTCTACCGGCATCCAAGTGTTCCCGCGCGAGCGCCACGTGAAACCCGGCACCTATCCACCGTCGCCGGGTAGCGGCGATTCGGCCGAGTACGAGCAACCAATCATCGGTCACCTTCGTGCCGCTGACATTTCGCCACCTCCTCGCATCAGCAGCCCACTGCACCATCATCTTCATCATCATCATGAGGACATTTTCGCACAGCCCAGCACCTCGTCCAGATCAAAGTTGCTCCAATGTCCGCCGGACGCCCCCGAGGGTATGGACGAACTGTCCGAGACCGAGTTTGAGGAAGTGTTAGTCAATGCTGAATTAATTTACGGCCGCAACCTCGGGCCCACCGCGACGTGTCGTGTGCACGGACCCTGTaatcagcagcagcagcagctgcCACCGTTGTTGCCGGAGTCCGCGCCCTCAATGACGTCGCTCATCGACGTCGAACCTATGGCTCCGTCACAGTTCCAGTTCAACGAGATCACCTGGG TTTTTCCAAACGTGCCGCCTGCTCCCGGGATGCCGTGTCAGGGAGAAGACA GAAACATCTACAGACGTGGCGCTCGTAGGTGGAGGAAGCTGTATCGGGTGAATGGCCATATTTTTCAGGCGAAACGATTCAATCGG AGAGCATTTTGCGCGTTTTGCCAGGATCGAATCTGGGGTCTCGGACGACAGGGGTTCAAGTGCATTCAGTGCAAACTGCTCGTACACAAAAAATGCCACAAAGTGGTGCGCAAGCCGTGCCTGAgtcagcagcagcagcaacaacagcagcTGCAGAGCGCGGAATCCCAGACGATCGACAGAAATGGCGATCAACAGCTTGATCCGTATCCGTGCGATCCGACGTCTCATCTCGAAGATGAGATATCGGAATCGCCGATCATCGAGGAGCATTCGCGCGAtc aaatcgGAAGTGAAGAAGGGGAAGAATTGCCGTTAGACACACTAAACGAGGGGGACACATCGAACGATATGCAAAGGCAATATTCGTTGAACGACTTTGAGCTGATCAGAGTGATCGGTCGTGGTTCCTACGCCAAGGTCTTGATGGTGGAGCTGAAACGTACTAAGAGGATCTATGCCATGAAAGTTATCAAGAAATCTCTGGTAACGGATGACGAGGACATCGATTGGGTACAAACAGAAAAACACGTGTTCGAGACAGCCTCAAATCATCCCTTCTTGGTAGGCCTGCACTCCTGCTTCCAAACGCCTTCGCGCCTGTTTTTCGTGATCGAATTCGTGCGCGGTGGCGATCTCATGTTCCATATGCAGAGACAGCGTCGTCTTCCTGAGGACCATGCGCGATTTTATGTAGCCGAGATCAGTTTGGCGTTAAACTTTCTACACGAAAAGG gaattatatatagagatttGAAACTGGATAATGTATTGCTTGACCATGAAGGACATGTAAAGCTTACGGATTACGGAATGTGCAAGGAGGGTATCCGGGAGGGCGATAACACTGGCACTTTTTGCGGTACTCCCAATTATATCGCTCCTGAAATTCTCCGTGGCGAGGAATACAGCTTTTCGGTGGATTGGTGGGCTTTAGGGGTTCTTCTATACGAGATGTTGGCAGGCCGCAGCCCCTTCGATCTTACGGGTGCAGCTGAGGAGCCGGACAAGAATACTGaagattttctatttcaagTTATTCTAGAAAAGACTATACGTATACCGCGGTCGTTGACCGTTAAGGCAGCATCTGTTCTTAGAGGATTCCTTTGCAAAGACCCTGCGGAGAGGCTGGGTTGCGGAAAGAGACCTTCTGGTTTTCTCGACATCGTCGCCCATCCTTTCTTCAAAGCGATCGATTGGGAAatg TTGGAACAGAAACAGGTTACACCACCTTACAAGCCACGCTTGGATTCTGATCGTGATCTAGCAAACTTTCCACCCGAATTTACGGATGAGGAAGTCCGTTTGACTCCGGATGATCC GAAGCTAATCGAGAAGATTGATCAGAGCGAATTCGACGGCTTCGAGTATGTAAATCCTCTACTGATGTCGCTAGAAGACTGCGTGTGA
- the Apkc gene encoding atypical protein kinase C isoform X3: MLDNEQRTSLGFRYVNCFPFFPNVPPAPGMPCQGEDRNIYRRGARRWRKLYRVNGHIFQAKRFNRRAFCAFCQDRIWGLGRQGFKCIQCKLLVHKKCHKVVRKPCLSQQQQQQQQLQSAESQTIDRNGDQQLDPYPCDPTSHLEDEISESPIIEEHSRDQIGSEEGEELPLDTLNEGDTSNDMQRQYSLNDFELIRVIGRGSYAKVLMVELKRTKRIYAMKVIKKSLVTDDEDIDWVQTEKHVFETASNHPFLVGLHSCFQTPSRLFFVIEFVRGGDLMFHMQRQRRLPEDHARFYVAEISLALNFLHEKGIIYRDLKLDNVLLDHEGHVKLTDYGMCKEGIREGDNTGTFCGTPNYIAPEILRGEEYSFSVDWWALGVLLYEMLAGRSPFDLTGAAEEPDKNTEDFLFQVILEKTIRIPRSLTVKAASVLRGFLCKDPAERLGCGKRPSGFLDIVAHPFFKAIDWEMLEQKQVTPPYKPRLDSDRDLANFPPEFTDEEVRLTPDDPKLIEKIDQSEFDGFEYVNPLLMSLEDCV, translated from the exons ATGTTGGACAATGAGCAGCGGACCTCGCTTGGGTTCCGGTACGTGAATTGCTTTCCAT TTTTTCCAAACGTGCCGCCTGCTCCCGGGATGCCGTGTCAGGGAGAAGACA GAAACATCTACAGACGTGGCGCTCGTAGGTGGAGGAAGCTGTATCGGGTGAATGGCCATATTTTTCAGGCGAAACGATTCAATCGG AGAGCATTTTGCGCGTTTTGCCAGGATCGAATCTGGGGTCTCGGACGACAGGGGTTCAAGTGCATTCAGTGCAAACTGCTCGTACACAAAAAATGCCACAAAGTGGTGCGCAAGCCGTGCCTGAgtcagcagcagcagcaacaacagcagcTGCAGAGCGCGGAATCCCAGACGATCGACAGAAATGGCGATCAACAGCTTGATCCGTATCCGTGCGATCCGACGTCTCATCTCGAAGATGAGATATCGGAATCGCCGATCATCGAGGAGCATTCGCGCGAtc aaatcgGAAGTGAAGAAGGGGAAGAATTGCCGTTAGACACACTAAACGAGGGGGACACATCGAACGATATGCAAAGGCAATATTCGTTGAACGACTTTGAGCTGATCAGAGTGATCGGTCGTGGTTCCTACGCCAAGGTCTTGATGGTGGAGCTGAAACGTACTAAGAGGATCTATGCCATGAAAGTTATCAAGAAATCTCTGGTAACGGATGACGAGGACATCGATTGGGTACAAACAGAAAAACACGTGTTCGAGACAGCCTCAAATCATCCCTTCTTGGTAGGCCTGCACTCCTGCTTCCAAACGCCTTCGCGCCTGTTTTTCGTGATCGAATTCGTGCGCGGTGGCGATCTCATGTTCCATATGCAGAGACAGCGTCGTCTTCCTGAGGACCATGCGCGATTTTATGTAGCCGAGATCAGTTTGGCGTTAAACTTTCTACACGAAAAGG gaattatatatagagatttGAAACTGGATAATGTATTGCTTGACCATGAAGGACATGTAAAGCTTACGGATTACGGAATGTGCAAGGAGGGTATCCGGGAGGGCGATAACACTGGCACTTTTTGCGGTACTCCCAATTATATCGCTCCTGAAATTCTCCGTGGCGAGGAATACAGCTTTTCGGTGGATTGGTGGGCTTTAGGGGTTCTTCTATACGAGATGTTGGCAGGCCGCAGCCCCTTCGATCTTACGGGTGCAGCTGAGGAGCCGGACAAGAATACTGaagattttctatttcaagTTATTCTAGAAAAGACTATACGTATACCGCGGTCGTTGACCGTTAAGGCAGCATCTGTTCTTAGAGGATTCCTTTGCAAAGACCCTGCGGAGAGGCTGGGTTGCGGAAAGAGACCTTCTGGTTTTCTCGACATCGTCGCCCATCCTTTCTTCAAAGCGATCGATTGGGAAatg TTGGAACAGAAACAGGTTACACCACCTTACAAGCCACGCTTGGATTCTGATCGTGATCTAGCAAACTTTCCACCCGAATTTACGGATGAGGAAGTCCGTTTGACTCCGGATGATCC GAAGCTAATCGAGAAGATTGATCAGAGCGAATTCGACGGCTTCGAGTATGTAAATCCTCTACTGATGTCGCTAGAAGACTGCGTGTGA